In one Komagataeibacter sp. FNDCR2 genomic region, the following are encoded:
- a CDS encoding SDR family NAD(P)-dependent oxidoreductase: MSGFPLPFSGKVALVTGAAGNIGLATANRLATMGADLALLDLDPEKLEQAHAALSEHDVRIRVHTCDVSDGAQVREAVDAAAAELGQIDFLFNNAGYQGAFAPVQDYPEADFTRVMHINVCGAFHVLKHVARHMVARGYGRIVNTASMAGVQGPPNMAAYGASKFAVIGLTEVAAKDLAPYNIRVNAISPAFMGPGMMWDRQVALQAKAGSQYFSTKPEEVARQMIDSIPMRRYGDIEEIPGVVAFLFGDESSYMTGVNLPISGGI, from the coding sequence ATGTCAGGTTTTCCGCTACCGTTTTCAGGCAAAGTGGCACTTGTGACAGGTGCGGCGGGCAATATAGGCCTGGCCACCGCGAACCGGCTGGCCACCATGGGGGCCGATCTGGCGCTGCTTGACCTTGACCCCGAAAAGCTGGAACAGGCCCATGCGGCGTTAAGCGAGCATGATGTCCGCATTCGTGTCCATACCTGCGACGTGTCGGATGGCGCGCAGGTGCGCGAAGCGGTCGATGCGGCGGCGGCGGAACTGGGGCAGATCGATTTCCTGTTCAACAACGCGGGCTATCAGGGCGCGTTCGCCCCGGTGCAGGACTATCCGGAGGCCGATTTCACCCGGGTCATGCACATCAATGTGTGCGGCGCGTTCCATGTACTCAAGCATGTGGCGCGACATATGGTGGCGCGCGGCTATGGCCGGATCGTCAATACCGCCAGCATGGCGGGCGTGCAGGGACCACCCAACATGGCGGCTTACGGGGCCTCCAAATTCGCCGTGATCGGGCTGACGGAGGTCGCGGCCAAGGATCTGGCGCCCTACAACATCCGCGTCAACGCCATAAGCCCCGCCTTCATGGGGCCGGGCATGATGTGGGACCGGCAGGTCGCCCTTCAGGCCAAGGCGGGAAGCCAGTATTTCTCCACGAAGCCCGAAGAGGTCGCCCGCCAGATGATCGACAGCATCCCCATGCGCCGTTATGGCGATATCGAGGAAATACCCGGCGTGGTCGCCTTCCTGTTCGGTGATGAATCCAGTTACATGACCGGCGTGAACCTGCCCATTTCAGGCGGCATCTAG
- the add gene encoding adenosine deaminase codes for MTSASDTFLEALPKAELHVHLEGTLEPALKIILARRNGHPLQNMTEDEIRAGYQFHDLPSFLALYYEGVDLLQTEQDFHDLCYAYLKKVAAQNVLYTEMFFDPQLHTRRGIAFETVINGITRARKAAEGEFGIRSQLVMCFIREMSAESAEETFTQALPHLSEIVGVGLDSDEKGNPPAKFANVFRRAREAGLHVTMHCDIDQENTHEHIRQALEDLGSERLDHGLNILEKPELMAQARARHIPFTVCPFPNMVIRPGSNEKDIRALLDAGMTITINSDDPGYMHSVYMTEALKLARDGADLTAQEVVTLSRNAFNAAWIGEEERRTYLSRLDDFVRQEGLETVS; via the coding sequence ATGACGTCCGCCTCCGATACGTTTCTGGAAGCACTGCCCAAAGCCGAACTTCACGTCCATCTGGAAGGCACGCTCGAACCCGCGCTGAAAATCATTCTGGCGCGCCGCAACGGCCACCCGCTCCAGAACATGACGGAAGACGAAATCCGCGCGGGCTACCAGTTCCACGACCTGCCATCATTTCTGGCGCTGTATTATGAGGGCGTGGACCTGCTCCAGACAGAGCAGGACTTCCATGACCTGTGTTACGCCTACCTGAAGAAAGTGGCCGCGCAGAACGTTCTCTATACCGAGATGTTCTTTGATCCCCAGCTTCACACCCGCCGGGGCATCGCGTTTGAAACGGTCATAAACGGCATCACCCGCGCGCGAAAGGCGGCGGAGGGGGAATTCGGCATCCGGTCGCAGCTTGTCATGTGCTTCATCCGTGAAATGAGTGCTGAATCGGCCGAGGAAACCTTTACGCAGGCGCTGCCCCATCTGTCGGAAATTGTCGGCGTCGGCCTTGATTCGGATGAGAAGGGCAACCCGCCCGCCAAGTTCGCCAACGTATTCCGCCGCGCGCGCGAAGCCGGGCTGCACGTGACCATGCATTGCGACATCGACCAGGAAAACACGCATGAGCATATCCGGCAGGCGCTTGAGGATCTGGGCAGCGAGCGGCTTGACCATGGGCTGAACATCCTTGAAAAACCCGAACTCATGGCGCAGGCGCGCGCGCGGCACATTCCGTTTACGGTCTGCCCGTTCCCGAACATGGTGATCCGCCCCGGCAGTAATGAAAAGGACATCCGTGCCCTGCTCGATGCCGGGATGACCATCACCATCAATTCCGACGATCCGGGCTACATGCACAGCGTCTATATGACCGAGGCGCTGAAACTGGCGCGCGATGGCGCGGACCTGACGGCGCAGGAAGTTGTCACCCTCAGCCGCAATGCCTTCAATGCCGCATGGATCGGGGAGGAAGAACGCAGGACCTACCTCTCACGCCTTGACGATTTCGTCCGGCAGGAAGGTCTGGAGACCGTTTCATAA
- the glgP gene encoding alpha-glucan family phosphorylase yields the protein MAIPAGPDPTADEQALMDLALDLHWTWNHATDRLWRQLAPDTWDHTRNAWSVLQNTPRSHMRRLLETPAFHDLLADLTRAHAASRKRPVWFDQANTLTPPPCIAYFSMEYMLDEALPIYSGGLGNVAGDQLKAASDLGVPVVAVGLLYAQGYFRQTLSPTGQQVALYPINDPAQLPLRPVHDSNGDRLRLPFQISTGRIWLRAWQATVGRTTLYLLDTNDPDNPADIRCITTQLYGGDAELRLRQELVLGIGGWRLLRVLNLRPDVCHLNEGHAAFAALERARGLMEDLGIPFMQALAIARAGTVFTTHTAVPAGFDRFTPLMVTSHLSFYAANDLGVDIADVLALGRGNAARQDTETPFNMAFLAMRVSSAVNGVSRLHGQVSRELFNPLFPRWPRVQVPVGHVTNGVHMPTWDSAAADAMWTTATGKDRWRGAVDTVERDLHALSSHDLWRCRCLSRAALVGFITTSHKAHACFHGERRAQCLPPPGFDPGVLTIGFARRFATYKRPDLLLHDPDRLARLLCCRERPVQLVIAGKAHPQDMAGQALIMRWITFLQRPDVRGRVTFMMDYDMSIARQMVEGVDLWINTPLRPWEACGTSGMKVLVNGGLNVSERDGWWAEACAPDVGWAIGDETATTTGPQRDAQDAESLYATLEHEIIPLFYQRDSDGIPQKWVGMMRESMARLTPRFSASRTVRDYTQGYYLPLARAYRARLADNGAKAAAIVQWQQALATGWQALRFGQMQVAQVGERWRITIGLHLGPLAPDMVQVQLYADQPDGPPAVIPMVAGATAEPGEQTYSVEIQTTRPLSDYTPRVIPFHPDAAIPLEAAHILWLK from the coding sequence ATGGCCATTCCGGCAGGTCCAGACCCCACGGCGGATGAACAGGCCCTGATGGATCTGGCGCTTGACCTGCACTGGACATGGAACCACGCCACGGACCGGCTCTGGCGCCAGCTTGCCCCCGATACTTGGGACCACACCCGCAATGCCTGGAGCGTATTGCAGAACACACCGCGCAGCCACATGCGCAGGCTGCTGGAAACCCCGGCCTTTCACGACCTGCTTGCGGATCTGACGCGCGCGCACGCCGCCAGCCGGAAACGACCGGTATGGTTTGACCAGGCCAATACGCTCACGCCGCCGCCCTGCATTGCCTATTTCAGCATGGAATACATGCTGGACGAGGCCCTGCCCATCTATTCCGGCGGTCTGGGCAATGTCGCGGGCGACCAGTTGAAGGCGGCAAGCGATCTGGGCGTGCCGGTGGTGGCGGTCGGGCTGCTTTACGCGCAGGGTTATTTTCGCCAGACACTCTCCCCCACGGGGCAGCAGGTGGCGCTATATCCCATCAACGACCCCGCCCAGCTTCCCCTGCGCCCGGTGCATGACAGCAATGGCGACCGCCTGCGCCTGCCGTTCCAGATCTCGACGGGGCGGATCTGGCTGCGCGCGTGGCAGGCCACGGTGGGGCGCACGACGCTCTACCTGCTGGACACGAACGACCCCGACAACCCTGCCGACATACGCTGCATCACAACCCAGCTTTACGGGGGCGACGCCGAACTGCGGCTGCGCCAAGAGCTGGTTCTGGGCATTGGCGGGTGGCGGCTGCTGCGCGTGCTGAACCTCAGGCCCGATGTCTGCCACCTTAACGAAGGGCACGCCGCCTTCGCCGCGCTGGAACGCGCGCGCGGGTTGATGGAGGATCTGGGCATCCCCTTCATGCAGGCGCTGGCCATCGCGCGCGCGGGCACGGTCTTCACCACCCATACCGCCGTGCCCGCCGGGTTCGACCGCTTCACGCCGCTGATGGTCACCAGCCATCTGTCCTTCTACGCCGCCAATGACCTGGGGGTGGATATTGCCGACGTGCTTGCGCTGGGTCGTGGCAATGCGGCGCGGCAGGACACGGAGACCCCGTTCAACATGGCCTTCCTGGCCATGCGGGTCAGCAGCGCGGTCAATGGCGTGAGCCGCCTGCACGGGCAGGTCAGCCGCGAACTGTTCAACCCGCTGTTTCCCCGCTGGCCACGGGTGCAGGTGCCTGTCGGCCATGTCACCAATGGCGTGCATATGCCCACATGGGATTCCGCGGCCGCCGATGCGATGTGGACCACCGCCACGGGCAAGGACCGCTGGCGCGGGGCGGTCGATACGGTGGAGCGTGACCTCCATGCCCTTTCCAGCCACGACCTGTGGCGCTGCCGCTGCCTGTCGCGCGCGGCGCTGGTCGGTTTCATCACCACCAGCCACAAGGCGCATGCGTGCTTTCATGGGGAACGGCGCGCGCAGTGCCTGCCGCCACCGGGTTTTGACCCCGGTGTGCTGACCATCGGCTTCGCACGGCGGTTCGCCACCTACAAGCGGCCCGACCTGCTCCTGCACGATCCCGACCGGCTGGCCCGCCTGCTATGTTGCAGGGAACGTCCGGTGCAACTGGTGATCGCGGGCAAGGCCCACCCGCAGGACATGGCGGGGCAGGCGCTGATCATGCGGTGGATCACCTTCCTCCAGCGCCCGGACGTGCGCGGGCGGGTCACCTTCATGATGGATTATGACATGTCCATCGCCCGCCAGATGGTCGAAGGCGTGGATCTGTGGATCAACACCCCCCTGCGCCCATGGGAAGCCTGCGGCACCAGCGGCATGAAGGTGCTGGTGAACGGGGGGCTCAACGTATCGGAACGCGATGGCTGGTGGGCGGAAGCCTGCGCGCCCGATGTAGGCTGGGCCATTGGCGATGAGACCGCCACCACAACCGGCCCCCAGCGCGACGCACAGGATGCCGAAAGCCTGTACGCCACGCTGGAACATGAGATCATACCCCTGTTCTACCAGCGCGACAGTGACGGCATACCCCAGAAATGGGTGGGCATGATGCGCGAAAGCATGGCCCGCCTGACCCCGCGTTTTTCCGCCAGCCGGACGGTGCGCGACTATACGCAGGGCTACTACCTGCCCCTGGCGCGGGCCTATCGCGCGCGGCTGGCCGATAACGGGGCGAAGGCGGCGGCGATCGTCCAGTGGCAGCAGGCGCTGGCCACCGGCTGGCAGGCCCTGCGCTTTGGCCAGATGCAGGTCGCACAGGTAGGTGAGCGGTGGCGGATCACGATTGGCCTGCATCTCGGCCCGCTTGCGCCCGACATGGTGCAGGTACAGCTTTACGCCGACCAGCCCGACGGGCCACCCGCCGTCATACCCATGGTCGCCGGCGCCACGGCGGAACCGGGGGAGCAGACCTACAGCGTGGAAATCCAGACCACCCGCCCGCTTTCCGATTACACGCCGCGTGTCATCCCCTTCCACCCCGACGCCGCCATCCCGCTGGAGGCCGCCCATATATTGTGGCTGAAATAG
- a CDS encoding CDP-diacylglycerol diphosphatase: MSESESSMPDGADRTRMNNHRHAGRWSLKRLVLALGTVAGLCAAYTVYAAVNPNALWHIVHERCILAPAGQPPAPCAEVDARAGYAVLKDRVGVGQYLLIPTRRITGMEDPAITRADAPDYFAYAWQQTARLNHHLAHALPGEDMALAINSAHGRSQNQLHIHIDCLRPDVKQALQHAVPTLGAAWTPLPLYGHAYRAWLVRSESLSGIRPFYMLARDMADPAHEMGEHTLVVAGVVRPDGRHGFVVLDDRVDPRHNDRASGEELQDHTCQLQNAP, from the coding sequence ATGAGCGAGAGCGAAAGCAGCATGCCCGACGGCGCGGACCGGACCCGGATGAACAACCACCGTCATGCCGGGCGATGGAGCCTGAAGCGCCTCGTCCTCGCATTGGGGACCGTAGCGGGGCTGTGCGCGGCGTACACGGTCTATGCCGCCGTCAACCCCAATGCGCTGTGGCATATCGTGCATGAACGCTGCATTCTGGCACCCGCTGGCCAGCCGCCCGCGCCCTGCGCCGAAGTCGATGCCCGCGCGGGCTATGCCGTGCTGAAGGACCGGGTCGGGGTCGGGCAGTACCTGCTCATTCCCACGCGGCGCATAACCGGCATGGAAGACCCGGCCATTACCCGCGCCGACGCGCCCGATTATTTTGCCTATGCCTGGCAGCAGACGGCGCGCCTCAACCACCATCTGGCCCACGCCCTGCCTGGTGAGGACATGGCCCTGGCCATCAATTCGGCCCATGGCCGCAGCCAGAACCAGTTGCACATCCATATCGACTGCCTCCGCCCCGATGTAAAACAGGCCCTGCAACATGCGGTGCCCACGCTGGGGGCGGCATGGACCCCGCTGCCGCTGTACGGCCATGCCTACCGCGCGTGGCTGGTCAGGAGTGAAAGCCTGTCCGGCATCCGCCCCTTTTATATGCTGGCGCGCGATATGGCCGATCCCGCGCATGAAATGGGCGAGCACACGCTGGTCGTGGCGGGCGTGGTGCGGCCCGATGGCCGACATGGCTTCGTGGTGCTTGATGACCGGGTCGATCCACGCCACAACGACCGTGCATCGGGCGAGGAACTGCAGGACCACACCTGCCAGCTCCAGAACGCCCCCTGA
- a CDS encoding YfdX family protein: MRFIASLAVMTGLLAAPLGAQAASLHTDWEKFKAVRAFNHLSSDGQRTMADILNAKQVLDAGQTDAAIPALYDAGKRLSAAGKANGQFIAAESSLQPAPQHPVAPTHVASSTPVTWIPVGGEVIGSETLAPEKKAAIATANTQLKSGNIPQAAQTMQVVGADAVFILALAPLEQTQGAINRATVFTEARNPKEASAALQQALDGIVFVSDDFVATMPPAPGAKQPAAKK, encoded by the coding sequence ATGCGCTTCATCGCTTCACTGGCAGTCATGACCGGACTGCTTGCCGCGCCGCTGGGCGCACAGGCGGCATCGCTGCATACGGATTGGGAAAAGTTCAAGGCCGTCCGTGCGTTCAATCACCTTTCATCCGACGGTCAGCGCACGATGGCCGATATCCTGAACGCCAAACAGGTGCTGGACGCGGGCCAGACCGACGCCGCCATTCCCGCGCTGTACGACGCGGGCAAGCGCCTGAGTGCCGCGGGCAAGGCGAACGGGCAGTTCATCGCGGCGGAAAGCAGCCTGCAACCCGCCCCGCAGCACCCGGTGGCCCCCACGCATGTCGCATCCTCCACGCCGGTCACATGGATCCCGGTGGGTGGTGAGGTGATCGGCAGCGAAACACTGGCGCCGGAAAAGAAGGCCGCCATCGCCACCGCCAATACGCAGCTCAAATCCGGCAACATCCCGCAGGCGGCCCAGACCATGCAGGTCGTGGGCGCGGATGCGGTGTTCATTCTGGCCCTCGCCCCGCTGGAACAGACGCAGGGCGCGATCAACCGCGCCACGGTCTTTACCGAGGCACGCAACCCCAAAGAAGCCTCGGCGGCACTGCAACAGGCCCTTGATGGCATCGTGTTCGTATCGGACGATTTTGTCGCGACCATGCCTCCCGCGCCGGGCGCGAAACAGCCCGCTGCCAAAAAATAG
- the glgA gene encoding glycogen synthase GlgA has translation MASAVTPFLTPVRLLSVTSEMFPFVKTGGLGDVAGSLPLALAHYGVDVTTLLPGYPAVMAAARERRVVATLPDLLGYPALLWSSHVAGLDLLILDVPDLYDRPGNPYLCPEGRDWPDNGVRFAALSRMAADIAQGRLACYRPDLVQAHDWQAGLTAAYLYHDRRAGRQDAPHTPVIQTIHNLAFQGRFPATCLAEFGLPPESFSVEGCECYGAISFLKAGLYHADRITTVSATYAQEIQTPEGGMGLDGLLRQRSDRLEGILNGISTDIWNPASDPAVHFPYMVGDTIGRAPNKRALQAEFAMAPDPDAFVIGIVARLTEQKGMDLLPAIMDRLLAGNTQVIVVGEGDRGIERSLAALHRRYPGRFACHIGYSEALGHRVPSAVDALLIPSRFEPCGLTQLGALHYGAVPVASRVGGLADTIVDANPAAIANRVATGFLFSPVGEETLLTAVNRARTLYRRNRPAWRQLQGNGAACDVSWNENAAQYVTLFADMLGLDPYAPASNVISLPSERQGRRSLREGRRRRIARRPPRLSWPRAAPH, from the coding sequence ATGGCCAGTGCGGTGACCCCATTTCTTACACCAGTCCGGCTGCTTTCCGTCACGTCGGAGATGTTTCCCTTCGTCAAGACGGGGGGGCTGGGCGATGTCGCCGGTTCCCTGCCACTGGCGCTGGCCCATTATGGGGTGGACGTCACGACCCTGCTGCCCGGCTACCCCGCCGTGATGGCGGCGGCGCGGGAGCGGCGCGTGGTGGCGACGCTGCCCGACCTGCTGGGCTATCCCGCGCTGCTGTGGTCCAGCCATGTGGCGGGGCTGGACCTGCTGATTCTGGATGTGCCGGACCTGTACGACCGCCCCGGCAACCCCTATCTGTGCCCCGAGGGACGGGACTGGCCCGATAACGGCGTGCGCTTTGCCGCCCTGTCGCGCATGGCGGCCGACATCGCGCAGGGGCGGCTGGCGTGCTACCGGCCCGACCTGGTGCAGGCGCATGACTGGCAGGCGGGGCTTACGGCGGCCTACCTCTATCACGACCGCAGGGCGGGTAGGCAGGATGCGCCCCACACGCCGGTTATCCAGACCATCCACAACCTGGCCTTCCAGGGGCGGTTTCCCGCCACCTGCCTTGCGGAATTCGGCCTACCGCCCGAATCCTTTTCGGTGGAGGGATGCGAATGCTATGGCGCGATCAGCTTCCTCAAGGCAGGACTGTACCATGCCGACCGCATCACCACCGTCTCGGCCACCTACGCGCAGGAAATCCAGACCCCCGAAGGCGGCATGGGGCTGGACGGCCTGCTGCGCCAGCGCAGTGACCGGCTGGAAGGCATCCTGAACGGCATCAGCACCGATATATGGAACCCCGCCAGCGACCCGGCCGTGCATTTTCCCTACATGGTGGGTGACACCATAGGCCGCGCACCCAACAAGCGCGCGCTCCAGGCGGAATTCGCCATGGCGCCGGACCCGGATGCCTTCGTGATCGGTATCGTCGCCCGCCTGACGGAACAAAAGGGCATGGACCTGCTGCCCGCCATCATGGACCGCCTGCTGGCGGGCAACACGCAGGTCATCGTGGTGGGGGAGGGCGACCGGGGGATTGAACGCAGCCTCGCGGCCCTGCACCGGCGCTATCCCGGTCGCTTCGCGTGCCATATCGGCTATAGCGAGGCGCTGGGCCACCGCGTGCCCTCGGCGGTGGATGCGCTGCTCATCCCCTCACGCTTCGAGCCATGCGGGCTGACCCAGCTTGGCGCGCTCCACTACGGCGCGGTGCCGGTGGCGTCGCGCGTGGGCGGGCTGGCCGACACCATCGTGGACGCCAACCCCGCCGCCATCGCCAACCGGGTGGCCACGGGGTTCCTGTTCTCCCCGGTGGGGGAGGAAACGCTACTGACCGCCGTGAACCGCGCGCGCACGCTCTACCGGCGCAACCGCCCGGCATGGCGGCAGCTTCAGGGCAACGGCGCCGCGTGCGACGTATCGTGGAACGAGAACGCCGCCCAGTACGTCACCCTGTTCGCGGACATGCTGGGTCTGGATCCGTACGCCCCGGCATCGAACGTGATCAGCCTGCCATCCGAGCGGCAGGGCCGCCGCAGCCTGCGTGAGGGACGCAGGCGCCGGATCGCACGCAGGCCGCCGCGCCTGTCATGGCCACGGGCCGCACCGCATTAG
- a CDS encoding sulfite exporter TauE/SafE family protein, with the protein MHLPESFNLLYALSGLGVGFLVGMTGVGGGSLMTPLLILLFRVHPQAAVGTDLLYAAITKVVGTLVHGRSQSVAWPVVGRLAMGSVPATLATIGVLHWAGSPSAQVTHVISVALGVALLITAPSVLFRHRLQALSRRKAGQVSPAMTAGLTTALGVVLGVMVTLSSVGAGAIGMAALVFLYPGLEVRRLVGSDIAHAVPLTAIAGMGHWWIGDIDGELLFSLLCGSVPGIILGSLCVGLIPDRAQRIILASILITVGLKVI; encoded by the coding sequence ATGCACCTGCCTGAATCGTTCAACCTGCTCTATGCCCTGTCCGGCCTTGGTGTCGGTTTTCTGGTGGGCATGACCGGCGTGGGCGGCGGCTCGCTCATGACGCCGCTGCTCATCCTGCTGTTCCGGGTCCACCCGCAGGCCGCCGTGGGCACCGACCTGCTCTATGCCGCCATAACCAAGGTGGTGGGCACGCTGGTGCATGGCCGCAGCCAGTCCGTGGCGTGGCCGGTGGTGGGGCGTCTGGCCATGGGCAGCGTACCGGCCACGCTGGCCACGATCGGGGTGCTGCACTGGGCGGGCAGCCCTTCGGCGCAGGTGACGCATGTCATCTCGGTGGCGCTGGGGGTGGCGCTGCTCATCACCGCGCCCAGCGTGCTGTTCCGCCATCGGTTGCAGGCCCTGTCGCGGCGCAAGGCGGGGCAGGTCTCGCCCGCCATGACCGCGGGCCTGACCACGGCGCTGGGCGTGGTGCTGGGGGTGATGGTGACGCTTTCCTCCGTGGGGGCGGGCGCGATCGGGATGGCGGCGCTGGTCTTTCTCTATCCCGGCCTTGAGGTCCGCCGCCTGGTCGGCTCCGACATCGCCCACGCGGTGCCGCTTACCGCCATTGCGGGCATGGGGCACTGGTGGATTGGTGATATTGACGGAGAACTCCTGTTCTCGCTGCTCTGCGGTTCGGTGCCCGGCATCATACTGGGCAGCCTGTGTGTCGGCCTCATACCCGACAGGGCGCAGCGGATCATACTGGCCTCCATCCTGATCACGGTCGGGCTGAAGGTGATCTGA
- a CDS encoding DUF3574 domain-containing protein — protein MACPPAHAAGRMAPAIPMGAVAAACAAWQARPDMQIRLFFGLRRPDGRKITNREWRDFVRDVVTPQFPTGFSVLRGDGQWQDRESGHIGHEPLRVLWIATAPDATVVARIDTIRRTYRQRFAQQSVGLAVTAGCDAF, from the coding sequence ATGGCTTGCCCGCCCGCCCATGCGGCGGGGCGCATGGCCCCCGCCATACCCATGGGCGCAGTGGCGGCTGCCTGCGCGGCATGGCAGGCGCGGCCGGATATGCAGATCAGGCTGTTTTTCGGCCTGCGCCGCCCCGATGGCCGTAAAATTACCAACCGGGAATGGCGTGACTTCGTGCGTGATGTCGTGACCCCCCAGTTTCCCACGGGGTTTTCGGTCCTGCGCGGTGACGGGCAGTGGCAGGACCGTGAGAGTGGCCATATCGGGCACGAACCGCTGCGCGTGCTGTGGATCGCCACCGCGCCCGATGCGACCGTGGTCGCGCGCATCGACACCATCCGCCGTACCTATCGCCAACGCTTCGCGCAGCAATCCGTGGGGCTGGCGGTTACGGCGGGGTGTGATGCGTTCTGA
- a CDS encoding VOC family protein, whose amino-acid sequence MFSHITIGANDIEASRKFYDSTLGALGIKPAQTDAKGRLLYATDTGRLMVTKPINGQPATGANGGTIGFGASSAAAVNAWHAAGVANGGVTCENPPGIRQTTVGALYLAYLRDPAGNKLCAVYHVPV is encoded by the coding sequence ATGTTCAGTCACATCACAATCGGCGCGAATGATATCGAGGCATCCAGGAAGTTTTATGACAGCACGCTGGGCGCGCTTGGCATCAAGCCCGCCCAGACCGATGCGAAGGGGCGGCTTCTCTACGCCACCGATACCGGGCGACTTATGGTGACGAAGCCCATCAATGGCCAGCCCGCCACGGGCGCGAACGGGGGCACGATCGGCTTTGGCGCCAGTTCAGCGGCGGCGGTGAATGCATGGCATGCGGCGGGCGTGGCCAATGGCGGCGTGACGTGCGAGAACCCGCCGGGCATCCGCCAGACCACCGTCGGCGCGCTCTATCTCGCCTATCTGCGCGACCCGGCTGGAAACAAGCTGTGCGCGGTCTATCACGTTCCGGTGTAG